The Monodelphis domestica isolate mMonDom1 chromosome 7, mMonDom1.pri, whole genome shotgun sequence genome window below encodes:
- the KBTBD2 gene encoding kelch repeat and BTB domain-containing protein 2: MSTQDERQVNTEYAVSLLEQLKLFYEQQLLTDIVLIVEGTEFPCHKMVLATCSSYFRAMFMSGLSESKQTHVSLRNVDSATLKLIIAYAYTGNLAINDSTVEQLYETACFLQVEDVLQRCREYLIKKINAENCVRLLSFADLFSCEELKQSAKRMVEHKFTAVYHQDAFMQLSHDLLIDILSSDNLNVEKEETVREAAMLWLEYNPESRSQYLSSVLSQIRIDALSEVTQRAWFQGLPPNDKSVVVQGLYKSMPKFFKPRLGMTKEEMMIFIEAASEHPGSLYSSVCYSPQAEKVYKLCSPPADLHKVGTLVTPDNDIYIAGGQVPLKNTKTNYSKTSKLQAAFRTVNCFYWFDAQQNTWFPKTPMLFVRIKPSLVCCEGYIYAIGGDSVGGELNRRTVERYDTEKDEWTLVSPLPCAWQWSAAVVVHDCIYVMTLNLMYCYFPRSDSWVEMAMRQTSRSFASAAALGDQIFYIGGLHIASSSGLRLPTSTVDGSSVTVEVYDVNKNEWRMAANIPAKRYSDPCVRAVVISNSLCVFMRETHLNERAKYATYQYDAELDRWSLRQHISERVLWDLGRDFRCTVGKLYPSCLEESPWKPPTCLFSPDGAEEFELDRDMVALPPV, translated from the exons ATGTCCACTCAGGACGAGAGGCAGGTCAATACCGAATATGCTGTGTCTTTGTTGGAACAGTTAAAACTGTTCTATGAACAGCAATTATTAACTGATATCGTGTTAATTGTGGAGGGTACCGAATTCCCTTGTCATAAGATGGTTCTTGCAACATGCAGCTCTTATTTCAG GGCCATGTTCATGAGCGGACTCAGTGAAAGCAAGCAGACGCACGTGAGCCTGAGGAATGTTGACTCGGCCACGTTAAAGCTCATCATAGCCTATGCATACACAGGGAATTTGGCAATAAATGACAGCACCGTGGAGCAGCTCTATGAGACCGCCTGCTTCCTCCAG GTAGAAGATGTGTTACAACGATGTCGAgaatacttaattaaaaaaataaatgcagagaATTGCGTTCGCTTACTGAGTTTTGCCGATCTCTTCAGCTGCGAAGAGCTAAAACAGAGCGCCAAGCGGATGGTGGAGCACAAGTTCACTGCCGTGTATCACCAGGACGCCTTCATGCAGCTGTCCCATGACCTGCTCATCGATATCCTGAGCAGCGACAACTTAAACGTGGAAAAGGAAGAGACGGTGCGCGAAGCCGCCATGCTGTGGCTCGAGTACAACCCGGAGTCGCGGTCGCAGTACCTGTCGTCGGTGCTGAGCCAGATCAGGATCGACGCCCTGTCAGAGGTGACGCAGAGAGCCTGGTTTCAGGGTCTGCCCCCCAACGATAAGTCCGTCGTGGTTCAAGGCCTCTATAAGTCCATGCCCAAATTCTTCAAGCCAAGACTTGGGATGACTAAAGAGGAAATGATGATATTCATCGAGGCGGCTTCTGAACATCCCGGCAGTCTGTACTCGTCCGTCTGTTACAGTCCTCAGGCAGAGAAAGTCTACAAGCTCTGCAGTCCGCCTGCCGATCTGCACAAGGTCGGAACCCTGGTCACTCCCGATAACGACATCTACATAGCGGGGGGGCAGGTTCCTCTAAAAAACACAAAGACCAATTACAGCAAAACGAGCAAACTCCAGGCTGCCTTCAGAACTGTGAATTGCTTTTACTGGTTCGATGCTCAGCAAAACACGTGGTTCCCAAAGACGCCGATGCTCTTTGTACGCATCAAGCCCTCTTTGGTTTGCTGCGAAGGCTACATCTACGCCATCGGAGGTGACAGCGTCGGGGGGGAGCTCAACCGAAGGACCGTGGAGCGCTATGACACGGAGAAGGACGAGTGGACCCTGGTGAGCCCTCTGCCCTGTGCCTGGCAGTGGAGCGCGGCAGTGGTGGTCCACGACTGCATCTATGTGATGACGCTGAACCTCATGTACTGCTACTTCCCGAGGTCAGATTCCTGGGTAGAAATGGCCATGAGGCAGACGAGCAGGTCCTTTGCTTCCGCCGCGGCTCTCGGCGACCAGATCTTCTACATCGGAGGCCTCCACATCGCCAGCAGCTCTGGCCTCAGACTGCCAACCAGCACCGTCGACGGGTCTTCGGTCACCGTGGAAGTGTACGACGTGAACAAAAACGAATGGAGGATGGCTGCCAACATCCCTGCCAAGCGGTACTCGGACCCTTGTGTTAGAGCAGTGGTCATCTCCAATTCTCTGTGTGTTTTTATGCGAGAAACACACTTAAACGAGAGAGCCAAGTACGCCACCTACCAATACGACGCAGAGCTCGACCGGTGGTCTCTTCGGCAGCACATTTCCGAACGTGTGCTCTGGGACTTGGGGAGAGATTTCCGATGCACTGTGGGGAAACTCTATCCGTCTTGCCTTGAAGAATCCCCGTGGAAACCACCGACGTGTCTTTTTTCACCCGATGGAGCTGAGGAGTTCGAGCTGGACAGGGACATGGTGGCCTTACCCCCGGTATAG